A single genomic interval of Rhododendron vialii isolate Sample 1 chromosome 3a, ASM3025357v1 harbors:
- the LOC131320623 gene encoding phosphoglucan phosphatase LSF2, chloroplastic, with amino-acid sequence MGAIGNTFLSASIFTSPLENNLLLSKPKNASMKSLCDVAVVSRNPSSKLSRVSCKLSGSGIEEKPTSNNGVSNSKNRMEEYNTAMKSMMRNPYEYHHDLGMNYTLITESLIVGSQPQKPEDIDHLRKEEDVAYILNMQQDKDIEYWGIDLQSIIKRCQDCQIRHMRRPAKDFDPDSLRNGLPKAVSSLEWAISEGKGKVYVHCTAGLGRAPAIAIAYMFWFCDMDLNTAYDTLTSKRPCGPSKRAIRGATYDLAKNDSWKEPFESLPGHAFEGISGWERKLIQDRVHSLRGT; translated from the exons atgggagcaATTGGTAACACCTTCCTCTCAGCATCTATCTTCACCTCTCCCCTTGAAAACAATCTTCTGTTGTCGAAGCCAAAAAATGCTTCCATGAAATCTTTGTGCGATGTGGCCGTGGTTTCAAGAAATCCCTCATCAAAATTGAGTAGAGTTTCTTGTAAATTAAGTGGGAGCGGGATTGAAGAGAAACCCACGAGCAATAATGGGGTGTCAAACTCCAAGAACAGAATGGAAGAGTACAACACTGCGATGAAGAGCATGATGAGAAACCCTTATGAGTATCACCACGATCTAG GCATGAACTACACATTGATAACAGAGAGTTTGATCGTGGGCTCCCAGCCACAGAAACCTGAAGACATAGATCATCTAAGAAAGGAAGAGGATGTTGCCTACATTCTTAACATGCAGCAGGACAAAGACATTGAGTATTGGGGAATAGACTTGCAGTCAATCATAAAAAGATGTCAAGACTGTCAAATCCGTCACATGAGAAGGCCT GCAAAAGATTTTGATCCAGATTCCTTGAGGAATGGATTACCTAAAGCTGTTTCATCATTGGAATGGGCCATTTCagagggaaaaggaaaagtCTACGTGCATTGTACAGCCGGACTGGGAAGAGCCCCTGCCATTGCGATTGCTTACATGTTCTGGTTTTGTGACATGGAT CTGAATACGGCATATGATACACTTACTTCAAAGAGACCTTGTGGACCCAGTAAAAGGGCAATACGTGGAGCTACATATGATTTGGCCAAAAATGATTCCTGGAAGGAGCCCTTTGAAAGTCTTCCTGGGCACGCTTTTGAGGGCATATCAGGTTGGGAAAGGAAATTGATTCAGGACCGTGTCCACTCCCTCCGTGGCACTTGA
- the LOC131321249 gene encoding ATP-dependent DNA helicase SRS2-like protein At4g25120, whose translation MAKASGKTAADCRQEGDVVGAAVLQNYDDILRSCNALDYHDLICCSVKLLSDFPGVFKKCQESWKAIVIDEFQDTSAIQYGLLQLLSSHKRITIVGDEDQVYFYVS comes from the exons atg GCTAAAGCTTCTGGAAAGACTGCTGCAGATTGCCGTCAAGAGGGGGATGTTGTAGGA GCGGCTGTTCTTCAAAATTACGATGACATATTAAGATCCTGTAATGCTTTGGATTACCATGACTTAATTTGCTGTTCAGTGAAGCTGCTCAGCGATTTTCCTGGAG TATTTAAGAAGTGCCAGGAGTCATGGAAAGCAATTGTGATAGACGAATTTCAAGACACAAGTGCCATTCAATATGGTCTGCTGCAGCTTCTTTCATCTCATAAACGTATTACCATTGTTGGTGATGAAGATCAGGTGTATTTTTATGTTTCTTAA
- the LOC131320622 gene encoding adenine/guanine permease AZG1: protein MEMETPPPLLNPSPSPLTRLNSFVATSRVGKRFKLAERNTTFTTELRAGTATFLTMAYILAVNASILSDSGGPCSVADCVPLCSDPTLPHSNCSGSPSLTLIQPDSACKFDPVNPGYSACLDRIRKDLIVATAASSLIGCVIMGTFANLPLALAPGMGTNAYFTYTVVGFHGSGSVSYQSALGAVFIEGLIFLLISAIGLRAKLAKLVPKPVRISSSAGIGLFLAFIGLQNDQGIGLIGYSSSTLVTLGACPTSSRASLAPVVTSANGTVSLLSRGTVSGDILCLHHRMQSPTFWLGVVGFVIIAYCLVKNIKGAMIYGIVFVTAVSWFRHSNVTVFPHTPAGDSAYKYFKKVIDIHVIKDTAGALSFKSIGKGHFWEALVTFLYVDILDTTGTLYSMARFAGFTTETGDFEGQYFAFMSDASAIVVGSLLGTSPVTAFIESSTGIREGGRTGLTALTVAGYFLLAFFFTPLLASIPAWAVGPPLILVGVLMMRSVVEIKWDDMREAIPAFVTLILMPLTYSIAYGLIGGIGTYIVLHLWDWGVGALREFGIVKGVKSTSEVVNTQVSRDETTKPFDV, encoded by the exons aTGGAAATGGAGACCCCACCGCCGCTACTCAACCCAAGTCCCTCCCCGCTCACTCGTCTCAACTCGTTCGTCGCAACCAGCCGGGTCGGGAAACGCTTCAAGCTCGCCGAGCGCAACACCACCTTCACAACCGAGCTCCGCGCCGGCACCGCCACGTTCCTCACCATGGCCTACATCCTCGCCGTCAACGCCTCCATCCTCTCCGACTCCGGCGGACCCTGCTCCGTCGCCGACTGCGTTCCCCTCTGCTCCGACCCCACCCTCCCCCACTCCAACTGCTCCGGATCCCCGAGCCTCACCCTCATCCAACCCGACTCCGCCTGCAAGTTCGACCCGGTCAACCCGGGCTACTCCGCCTGCCTGGACCGGATCCGGAAGGACCTCATCGTCGCCACCGCGGCGTCCTCTCTCATCGG GTGCGTGATCATGGGAACCTTCGCGAACCTTCCGCTGGCGCTGGCGCCCGGGATGGGGACCAACGCGTACTTCACGTACACCGTTGTTGGATTTCATGGATCCGGCAGTGTTTCGTACCAGAGCGCTCTCGGCGCGGTTTTCATCGAGGGTTTGATTTTTCTGCTGATTTCGGCGATTGGGTTGCGGGCCAAACTCGCTAAACTCGTTCCGAAACCCGTCCGGATCTCCTCCTCCGCTGGCATCGGCCTTTTCCTCGCTTTCATTGGTTTACAG AACGACCAAGGAATCGGGCTAATAGGTTACAGCTCATCGACCCTAGTCACCCTCGGCGCCTGCCCCACCTCCTCACGCGCCTCCCTTGCCCCTGTCGTCACCTCCGCCAACGGCACCGTCAGCCTCCTCTCACGCGGCACAGTCTCCGGCGACATCCTCTGCCTCCACCACCGCATGCAGAGCCCCACCTTCTGGCTCGGCGTGGTTGGCTTCGTCATCATCGCCTACTGCCTCGTCAAGAACATCAAAGGCGCCATGATATATGGCATCGTCTTCGTCACCGCCGTCTCCTGGTTCCGCCACTCAAACGTCACCGTTTTCCCTCACACTCCCGCCGGCGACTCCGCGTACAAGTACTTCAAAAAAGTCATCGACATCCATGTCATCAAAGACACCGCGGGCGCCTTGAGCTTCAAATCCATTGGCAAAGGGCATTTCTGGGAAGCCCTAGTAACATTCCTGTACGTCGACATATTAGATACGACAG GTACTCTGTATTCCATGGCTCGATTCGCTGGATTCACCACGGAAACCGGGGATTTCGAGGGGCAGTACTTTGCCTTCATGTCAGACGCTTCGGCGATTGTGGTGGGGTCCCTACTGGGGACGTCGCCGGTGACAGCGTTTATCGAGTCGTCGACGGGGATAAGGGAGGGTGGGCGGACGGGGCTGACGGCATTGACAGTGGCGGGGTACTTTCTGCTCGCGTTCTTTTTCACGCCGTTGCTGGCGTCGATACCGGCGTGGGCGGTGGGGCCGCCGTTGATACTGGTGGGGGTTCTGATGATGAGGTCGGTAGTGGAGATCAAGTGGGATGACATGAGGGAGGCGATACCGGCGTTCGTGACGTTGATTCTGATGCCGTTAACTTATTCGATTGCGTATGGTTTGATTGGAGGGATTGGGACGTATATTGTTTTGCATCTTTGGGACTGGGGGGTGGGGGCTTTGAGGGAGTTTGGAATTGTTAAGGGGGTGAAGAGTACTAGTGAGGTGGTAAATACTCAAGTTTCTAGGGATGAAACCACAAAACCATTCGATGTTTAA